A region from the Triticum aestivum cultivar Chinese Spring chromosome 3D, IWGSC CS RefSeq v2.1, whole genome shotgun sequence genome encodes:
- the LOC123080712 gene encoding WAT1-related protein At5g64700: MHCRSIATTHMPSEMKSALPVSSAHPANSRRLPCITGGLRSPNPGEDTAAPGYAENQRGVVSRSAAANANKVCAFPSQDTDTDTDTATTVEVQGSSRWKPALCVILVELFNTGTILLGKVALDGGMFVFSLLCYRSILAAIFIMPFALFFESGKWRELDMKTLGWLFINAFIGYSLPMALYYYGLRDTPASYAVIFSSLTPLFTFILSIILGMEKLRVKSKDGSAKVIGALVCFGGALLISLYKGKELHLWSPIIRVTPKDSNGAAGKHHLRGTLILFGAFSSYALWYPIQVKVLKVYPWKHWSSVLTCVLGGVQTFAIGIIMSRHKLAWQIGWNIQLLTIVYSAALGTAAKYWLNLYAVEKRGPVFPAMFSTLSTIFIIVLGTLLLGESLTVGSLMGSALVIGGLYIYLYGKANEQHAKTASVTGMQKEEDKEIQRSGVGVTTEERPHPVLLESSVIQLDEELDAGVSK, encoded by the exons ATGCACTGCCGAAGCATCGCAACAACTCACATGCCCTCGGAGATGAAGAGTGCGCTGCCCGTCTCCTCCGCTCACCCTGCCAACTCGCGCCGGCTTCCCTGCATCACCGGCGGCTTGCGCTCTCCGAACCCAGGCGAGGACACGGCCGCGCCGGGATATGCTGAGAACCAGCGAGGCGTAGTCAGCCGTAGTGCTGCTGCAAATGCGAACAAAGTATGCGCCTTCCCAAGCCAGGACACGGACACGGACACGGACACGGCCACCACCGTGGAGGTCCAAG GAAGCAGCAGATGGAAACCGGCTCTGTGCGTGATTCTTGTGGAGCTGTTCAACACAGGGACTATACTTCTAGGCAAGGTCGCACTTGATGGTGGCATGTTTGTCTTCTCCTTGCTATGTTATCGAAGTATTCTGGCCGCTATTTTCATCATGCCGTTTGCTCTATTCTTCGAAAG TGGGAAGTGGAGGGAATTGGATATGAAGACTCTTGGGTGGCTCTTCATCAATGCTTTTATCGG ATATTCGTTGCCCATGGCTTTGTACTACTATGGATTACGGGACACACCTGCCTCCTATGCTGTGATCTTCTCAAGTTTGACTCCACTTTTCACCTTTATCTTGTCCATAATTCTTGG CATGGAGAAGTTGCGCGTAAAGTCCAAGGACGGCAGTGCGAAAGTGATTGGAGCATTGGTTTGTTTTGGTGGGGCTCTACTAATAAGTCTTTACAAAGGAAAAGAGTTGCATCTCTGGTCTCCAATTATAAGAGTGACCCCAAAAGATTCTAATGGAGCTGCTGGAAAGCATCATTTGAGGGGCACCTTGATTTTGTTTGGTGCTTTCAGCAGCTATGCACTTTGGTACCCTATACAG GTGAAAGTTTTGAAGGTGTATCCATGGAAACATTGGTCCTCTGTGCTGACCTGTGTTCTGGGTGGTGTGCAAACTTTCGCCATCGGAATAATTATGAGCAGGCACAAACTTGCCTGGCAAATAGGATGGAACATTCAACTACTAACCATTGTCTACTCA GCTGCACTTGGCACAGCGGCCAAGTATTGGCTGAACTTATATGCTGTTGAAAAGCGGGGGCCAGTTTTTCCAGCCATGTTCAGCACCTTATCGACGATCTTCATCATAGTTCTAGGAACGCTGTTGCTAGGAGAAAGCCTCACAGTTGGGAG CTTGATGGGTAGTGCTCTAGTTATAGGAGGTCTATACATATACCTCTATGGAAAGGCCAATGAACAACACGCGAAGACGGCATCGGTTACAG GGATGCAaaaggaggaggacaaagagattcaGCGGTCTGGTGTTGGTGTGACGACTGAGGAGAGGCCACACCCTGTGCTGTTAGAGAGCTCCGTTATCCAGCTTGACGAGGAGCTGGACGCAGGGGTCTCCAAGTGA